A stretch of the Bacillus sp. FJAT-18017 genome encodes the following:
- a CDS encoding DUF6544 family protein — translation MPKSILVTLIIILIILFLLLTILKIGRVMFEKDAQETAALLFKSAEVKNIKIIHEEDLKGLPFAVQNWLRNSKVIGKQQIKTVRLKQEGRMRIKKDGPWMHSRANQYFTVDKPGFVWIADVKMAPFVKLSGLDTYKNGKGKMDIKLLSIFPVVDSEGPEINSGTMMRYLAELMWFPSAALSPYIKWDAVDKNTAKATMEYKGSTVSGTFYFNEKGDVLRFLGKRYKDVNGKYILSDWGGENKEFKEFAGIRIPSKSVIIWYEEESDFQWFEFEIKDIEFNQPSLYK, via the coding sequence ATTCTTATTGTTAACCATCTTAAAAATTGGCCGTGTTATGTTTGAAAAGGATGCACAGGAGACTGCAGCATTATTATTTAAAAGTGCTGAAGTAAAGAACATAAAAATAATTCACGAAGAAGACCTCAAAGGTTTGCCATTTGCCGTCCAAAATTGGTTAAGGAATTCAAAAGTCATAGGAAAACAGCAAATTAAAACAGTCCGCTTAAAACAAGAGGGAAGGATGCGTATAAAAAAAGACGGCCCTTGGATGCATTCACGAGCCAATCAGTACTTTACTGTTGATAAGCCCGGGTTCGTATGGATTGCCGATGTTAAAATGGCTCCTTTTGTTAAATTGTCGGGTCTAGACACCTATAAAAACGGTAAGGGTAAGATGGATATTAAGCTACTTTCTATATTCCCTGTCGTGGATTCAGAGGGGCCCGAAATTAACTCAGGTACCATGATGAGATACCTTGCAGAGCTAATGTGGTTTCCTTCAGCTGCGTTAAGCCCATATATCAAGTGGGATGCAGTTGATAAAAACACAGCAAAGGCTACGATGGAATACAAAGGGAGTACCGTTTCCGGAACTTTTTATTTTAACGAAAAGGGAGATGTCCTTCGTTTTCTGGGAAAACGGTATAAAGATGTTAATGGAAAATACATCCTAAGTGATTGGGGTGGGGAAAACAAGGAATTTAAAGAGTTTGCAGGAATCCGGATCCCTAGTAAATCAGTTATTATTTGGTATGAGGAAGAAAGTGACTTTCAATGGTTTGAATTTGAAATAAAGGATATAGAATTTAACCAGCCGTCATTATATAAGTAA
- a CDS encoding DUF1569 domain-containing protein: MNTIFEPLHTEEILKRLDNLSETSRPLWGKMDVAQMLAHCSAFQEIPMGYSTPPRGWLGLIVGGFAKPIFYNDKPLPHNMSTIPSILIADKKDFEIEREKLKQQITAFQKNGPEACSNHPHPFFGKLSPDQWGRGIYKHLDHHLKQFGV, from the coding sequence ATGAATACTATTTTTGAACCCTTACATACAGAAGAAATATTAAAACGCCTCGACAACTTAAGTGAAACTTCACGGCCATTATGGGGAAAAATGGATGTCGCTCAAATGTTAGCTCATTGCTCAGCCTTCCAAGAGATTCCTATGGGCTATTCTACGCCTCCAAGAGGTTGGTTAGGGCTAATAGTAGGTGGGTTCGCAAAACCCATTTTTTATAACGACAAGCCTTTACCACACAATATGTCTACTATACCAAGCATTTTAATAGCAGATAAAAAAGATTTCGAAATAGAAAGAGAAAAATTGAAACAACAAATTACAGCATTCCAAAAGAATGGACCAGAGGCTTGTTCAAATCACCCTCATCCTTTTTTCGGAAAACTTTCTCCTGATCAATGGGGTAGAGGGATCTACAAGCATCTTGACCATCATTTAAAACAGTTTGGGGTTTAG